A stretch of Plesiomonas shigelloides DNA encodes these proteins:
- the tviB gene encoding Vi polysaccharide biosynthesis UDP-N-acetylglucosamine C-6 dehydrogenase TviB — protein MKFDTLNAKIGIIGLGYVGLPLAVEFGKKVTTIGFDINKSRIDELRNGHDSTLECSNLELLEATKLTYACSLDALKECNVFIVTVPTPIDKHKQPDLTPLIKASETLGKIIKKGDVIIYESTVYPGATEEDCIPVVEKVSGLKFNIDFFAGYSPERINPGDKEHRVTNILKVTSGSTPDVAEYVDQLYKLIITVGTHKASSIKVAEAAKVIENTQRDVNIALINELSIIFNKLGIDTLEVLEAAGTKWNFLPFRPGLVGGHCIGVDPYYLTHKAQSVGYHPEMILAGRRLNDSMGQYVVSQLVKKMLKQRIQVEGANVLVMGLTFKENCPDLRNTKVIDIISELKEYNINIDIIDPWCSTDEAQHEYGLTLCEDPKVNHYDAIIIAVAHNEFREMGESAIRALGKDEHVLFDLKYVLDKKSIDMRL, from the coding sequence ATGAAATTCGATACTTTGAATGCGAAAATTGGGATTATAGGCCTTGGTTATGTTGGATTGCCTCTTGCTGTTGAGTTTGGAAAGAAAGTAACGACGATTGGATTTGATATTAATAAGTCTCGTATTGATGAATTGCGAAATGGTCACGATAGTACATTAGAGTGCTCAAATTTAGAGTTGTTAGAAGCAACTAAATTGACGTACGCCTGTTCATTAGATGCACTAAAAGAGTGTAATGTATTTATTGTAACTGTTCCAACTCCAATTGATAAACATAAACAGCCAGATCTAACACCTCTAATTAAAGCATCTGAAACATTGGGTAAGATAATAAAGAAAGGCGATGTTATTATTTATGAGTCAACAGTTTACCCTGGAGCGACAGAAGAAGATTGTATACCAGTTGTAGAGAAAGTATCAGGTCTTAAGTTTAATATTGATTTTTTTGCCGGTTATTCACCTGAGCGTATTAATCCTGGGGATAAAGAGCATCGTGTAACTAATATCCTTAAGGTGACCAGTGGATCTACACCGGATGTTGCTGAGTATGTAGATCAGCTATATAAATTAATAATTACTGTCGGTACGCATAAAGCATCATCGATAAAAGTAGCAGAGGCTGCAAAAGTAATTGAAAACACGCAGCGAGATGTCAATATTGCATTGATTAATGAGTTATCTATTATATTTAATAAGTTAGGGATTGATACCTTAGAGGTTCTTGAGGCTGCAGGTACGAAGTGGAATTTTTTACCTTTTAGGCCCGGTTTAGTAGGTGGCCACTGTATAGGTGTAGATCCTTATTATCTTACACATAAAGCGCAAAGTGTCGGCTATCATCCAGAGATGATTTTAGCCGGACGTCGTTTAAATGATAGTATGGGGCAGTATGTCGTTTCCCAGTTAGTCAAAAAAATGTTGAAACAACGGATTCAAGTTGAAGGGGCGAATGTGTTAGTGATGGGGCTTACATTTAAAGAGAATTGCCCAGATCTACGAAACACTAAAGTGATTGATATTATTTCAGAGTTAAAAGAATACAATATCAATATAGATATTATAGATCCATGGTGTTCTACCGATGAGGCACAACATGAATATGGATTAACTTTATGTGAAGATCCTAAAGTTAATCATTATGATGCAATAATTATCGCTGTTGCACACAATGAGTTTCGCGAGATGGGAGAGAGCGCTATTCGTGCATTAGGTAAAGACGAGCACGTTTTGTTCGATTTAAAATATGTGCTTGATAAAAAAAGTATCGATATGCGCTTGTAA
- the rep gene encoding DNA helicase Rep codes for MRLNPRQQEAVEFVSGPCLVLAGAGSGKTRVITNKIAHLIRGCGYQARHIVAVTFTNKAAREMKERVTQTLGRGETKGLLVSTFHSLGLEILKREYKALGLKAGFSLFDDQDQMALLKELTEDSLKGDKDLLSQLVQKISGWKNDMILPEQAKVRAKGELDILFALCYEQYARQLRACNVLDFDDLILLPTLLLRTQEEVRERWQNRIRYLLVDEYQDTNTSQYELVKLLVGARARFTVVGDDDQSIYSWRGARPQNLTLLRQDFPALKVIKLEQNYRSSQRILKSANILIANNPHEFEKQLFSELGPGEMLRVLQANNEEHEAERVVGEIIAHRFLNKTQYKDYAILYRGNHQSRTLEKMLMQNRIPYKISGGTSFFARAEIKDIMAYLRLLINPDDDTAFLRVVNTPRREIGPVTLEKLGTWAHSRGNSLFAASFDLGLEQHLHGRGLEALRQFTRWIIEIADRAQRGDPVAALRDLVHGIHYESWLYETSASPKAAEMRMRNVSTLFGWVTEMLEGKDGEEPMTINQVVQRLTLRDMLERGEDDAEADQVQLMTLHASKGLEFPHVFLIGMEEGILPHQTSLDEDNVEEERRLAYVGITRAQKTLTFTLCKERRQYGELLRPEPSRFLHELPQDDVEWEVRKAPVSAEQRQQRGRQGVAGLREMLAQAKKRPE; via the coding sequence ATGCGTTTAAATCCCCGTCAGCAGGAAGCAGTTGAATTTGTCAGCGGACCCTGTCTGGTGCTGGCTGGCGCCGGCTCGGGAAAAACCCGCGTAATTACTAACAAAATTGCCCACCTGATCCGCGGCTGCGGTTATCAGGCGCGCCACATTGTGGCGGTGACCTTTACCAACAAGGCCGCGCGCGAGATGAAAGAGCGGGTAACGCAGACGCTCGGTCGCGGTGAAACCAAAGGCTTGTTGGTGTCCACCTTCCACTCTCTGGGCTTGGAAATATTAAAGCGCGAATACAAGGCGCTGGGGCTGAAAGCCGGTTTTTCGCTGTTTGATGATCAAGACCAAATGGCGTTGCTCAAAGAGCTGACCGAAGACAGCCTCAAAGGCGATAAAGACCTCCTTAGCCAGTTGGTGCAAAAAATCTCCGGCTGGAAAAATGACATGATCTTGCCCGAGCAGGCTAAAGTGCGCGCCAAAGGTGAGCTCGATATTCTGTTTGCCCTGTGTTATGAGCAGTATGCGCGCCAACTACGTGCCTGCAATGTGCTGGATTTTGACGATCTGATTTTGCTGCCAACCTTATTATTGCGTACCCAAGAAGAGGTGCGAGAGCGTTGGCAAAATCGGATTCGCTATTTATTGGTGGATGAGTATCAAGATACCAACACCAGCCAGTACGAGCTGGTGAAATTGCTGGTCGGCGCGCGCGCCCGTTTCACCGTGGTAGGGGATGATGATCAGTCGATTTACTCATGGCGCGGCGCGCGTCCGCAGAATTTAACCTTACTGCGCCAAGATTTTCCGGCGTTGAAAGTGATCAAACTGGAGCAGAACTACCGCTCCTCGCAGCGCATATTAAAATCGGCCAACATCCTGATTGCCAACAACCCACATGAATTTGAAAAGCAGCTGTTCTCCGAGCTCGGTCCCGGTGAGATGCTGCGTGTGCTGCAGGCTAACAATGAAGAGCATGAGGCAGAGCGGGTGGTGGGTGAGATTATCGCGCACCGTTTCTTGAACAAGACCCAATATAAAGATTACGCCATTTTGTACCGCGGTAATCACCAGTCGCGCACGCTGGAAAAGATGCTGATGCAAAACCGCATTCCGTACAAGATCTCGGGTGGCACTTCCTTCTTTGCTCGCGCCGAAATCAAAGACATCATGGCCTACTTGCGCCTGCTGATTAATCCTGATGATGACACCGCGTTCCTGCGCGTAGTGAATACCCCACGGCGTGAAATCGGTCCGGTGACCTTGGAAAAGCTCGGGACGTGGGCGCACAGTCGTGGCAATAGCCTGTTTGCCGCCAGCTTTGATTTGGGATTGGAGCAGCACTTGCATGGGCGTGGGCTGGAGGCTCTGCGGCAGTTTACGCGTTGGATCATCGAGATTGCCGATCGCGCCCAGCGTGGCGATCCGGTCGCCGCGCTGCGTGATTTGGTGCATGGCATCCATTATGAAAGCTGGCTCTACGAGACCTCCGCCAGCCCGAAAGCGGCCGAGATGCGCATGCGCAACGTTTCGACCCTGTTTGGCTGGGTGACCGAGATGCTGGAAGGGAAAGACGGCGAGGAGCCCATGACCATCAATCAGGTGGTGCAGCGCCTAACCTTGCGCGACATGTTGGAGCGCGGTGAAGATGACGCCGAAGCTGATCAAGTGCAGTTAATGACGCTGCACGCCTCGAAAGGACTGGAGTTTCCGCATGTCTTCTTAATTGGGATGGAGGAGGGGATCTTGCCACACCAGACCAGTTTGGATGAAGACAATGTGGAAGAAGAACGCCGTTTGGCGTATGTCGGGATCACTCGCGCCCAGAAGACCTTGACCTTTACCCTATGTAAAGAACGCCGCCAGTACGGTGAGTTGCTGCGCCCAGAGCCGAGTCGCTTCTTGCACGAACTGCCGCAAGATGACGTAGAGTGGGAAGTGCGCAAAGCGCCAGTCAGCGCTGAACAGCGCCAGCAGCGTGGCCGCCAAGGGGTAGCCGGATTACGCGAGATGTTGGCGCAGGCAAAAAAACGGCCCGAGTGA
- a CDS encoding efflux RND transporter periplasmic adaptor subunit, whose protein sequence is MKKWVAGMLLLVIVLLGSVIGFNIFKQHMIANALANRPEPDYPVTAVDVKATDWTPTIEAIGFIDPNQGVNVSTQTAGLIKQINFQSGDKVQAGQVLVQLDDSVEVANLQASQAKLPAVRATYQRYLELSKTKFVSKSNLDEAKANYESLLAQIDSLKATIAHYKIRAPFSGIVGIRNVNLGQYLQPGTNIVRLEDVSVMKLRFTVPQTEISRIHTGQPIDIYVDAYPKVPFSGQITAIEPAVTAQSGLIEVQADIPNNDGRLRSGMFAQAKIILPTLKDQIVIPQTAVAFTLYGETVYVLKEKDGVLRAAQLTVKAGDRRGDSVHILDGLQAGERLVTTGQVRLSNDSKVHVVNDDPLVVPAQPPML, encoded by the coding sequence ATGAAAAAATGGGTCGCAGGGATGTTACTGCTGGTGATCGTGCTGCTGGGCAGCGTCATTGGCTTTAACATATTCAAACAACACATGATTGCCAATGCTTTGGCCAATCGTCCGGAGCCGGATTATCCGGTAACTGCGGTTGACGTCAAAGCGACCGACTGGACCCCAACCATTGAAGCGATCGGTTTTATCGATCCGAATCAAGGGGTGAACGTCTCCACTCAGACGGCCGGTCTGATCAAGCAGATTAACTTCCAGTCCGGTGATAAGGTGCAAGCCGGTCAGGTTCTGGTGCAGCTGGATGACAGCGTGGAAGTGGCTAACCTGCAGGCGTCACAAGCTAAGCTGCCTGCGGTACGTGCGACTTACCAGCGTTATTTAGAGCTGTCCAAGACCAAGTTCGTGTCGAAGTCCAACTTGGATGAGGCCAAAGCGAACTATGAGTCTCTGCTGGCTCAAATTGACAGCCTGAAAGCGACCATCGCTCACTACAAAATCCGCGCGCCGTTCAGCGGTATCGTCGGGATCCGTAACGTTAACCTCGGTCAATATCTGCAACCAGGCACCAACATTGTGCGTCTGGAAGATGTGTCGGTGATGAAACTGCGTTTCACCGTACCGCAGACCGAAATTTCCCGTATCCATACCGGTCAGCCGATCGATATCTACGTGGACGCCTATCCAAAAGTGCCATTTAGCGGCCAAATCACCGCCATTGAACCGGCAGTGACCGCACAAAGTGGTCTGATTGAAGTGCAAGCTGACATTCCGAACAACGACGGTCGTCTGCGCTCCGGTATGTTTGCCCAAGCCAAAATCATTCTGCCAACGCTAAAAGATCAGATCGTGATCCCACAGACCGCGGTTGCTTTCACGCTATACGGGGAAACCGTATACGTGCTGAAGGAAAAGGATGGCGTACTGCGTGCCGCACAGCTGACAGTGAAGGCGGGCGATCGTCGCGGCGATAGCGTCCATATTCTGGACGGGTTGCAAGCCGGTGAACGTCTGGTGACCACTGGTCAGGTTCGTCTGAGTAACGACAGCAAAGTGCATGTTGTGAACGATGATCCGCTGGTTGTTCCAGCGCAGCCGCCGATGCTCTAA
- a CDS encoding multidrug efflux RND transporter permease subunit, whose protein sequence is MRFTDIFIRRPVLAASISFLIALLGLQALIKMQVRQYPEMTNTVITVSTSYFGASSDLIQGFITTPLEQAIAQADNIDFMTSSSLMGSSVITVYMKLNTNPDAAMADILAKVNSVRSQMPKEAQDPTITSSTGSSTGILYIGFTSDAINSSQITDYLNRVVKPMLFTVNGVAKVDLYGGSDYAMRVWPNPAKMAAFGITGSDLARVLSANNYQSAAGQSNGYFVYYNGNADTQVNDVKSMQNLVISNNDGQVIRLSDIAKVTMDKSSDLYRASANGKEAVVLAINGAPSANPITVAQDVLKLLPDMERNMPSTIKMRVMYDSTIAINDSIHEVVKTIVEAGVIVLVVITLFLGSLRAVLIPVVTIPLSLIGVAMMMQLFGFTLNLMTLLAMVLAIGLVVDDAIVVLENVDRHIKEGESPFRAAIIGTREIAVPVISMTLTLGAVYAPIALMGGLTGSLFKEFALTLAGAVFVSGIVALTLSPMMCAHVLKANDKPSKFEETVHHLLENLTARYMNALRAIMQHRSVVIAFAVLVFISLPVLFKFIPSELAPNEDNGVVMLMGTAPSNANLDFIQQSMAPVNKILSEQPEVQYSQLFSGIPTSNQALGLATLVPWSDRSASQQEIANRVTKLVKDVPAMSITAFQMPSLPGASSGLPFQFVITTPNSFESLFQIASDMLGKIQHNGMFVYSSMDLNYNSANLNIKIDKDKAGAYGVTMQDIGNALSTMLAGGYINRIDLYGRSYQVIPQMERKYRLNPDLLNQLYVKASDGESVPLSNLVKITVTSAPPSLPHFNQMNSATLSAVLAPGVTMGDAVNWIEAQASESMPQGYSYNFMGESRQFVTEGNALMGTFGLALAVIFLVLSIQFESVRDPLVILVSVPLAVCGALVALAWGFATMNIYSQVGLITLIGLITKHGILICEVAKEEQLMHGRNRMDAVMAAAEVRMRPILMTTAAMIAGLIPLLYAAGPGAAARFSMAIVIVAGLAIGTLFTLFVLPVIYTFLASQHKPLPVFVEDKDLEKLQRVDEARAAHRENRTQE, encoded by the coding sequence ATGCGTTTTACCGACATATTTATCCGCAGGCCGGTACTGGCAGCGTCGATCAGTTTTCTGATCGCCCTGCTCGGCCTGCAAGCTCTCATTAAAATGCAGGTGCGTCAGTATCCGGAAATGACGAATACCGTGATCACGGTCAGCACCAGCTACTTCGGGGCCAGTTCTGACCTGATCCAAGGTTTTATCACCACCCCGTTGGAACAGGCGATTGCGCAAGCGGATAACATCGATTTCATGACCTCCAGCAGTTTGATGGGGTCATCGGTGATTACCGTTTACATGAAGCTGAATACCAATCCGGATGCGGCAATGGCCGATATTCTGGCTAAGGTGAACTCGGTACGATCCCAGATGCCAAAAGAGGCGCAGGATCCGACCATTACCAGTTCCACCGGCTCCAGTACCGGTATTTTGTATATCGGCTTTACCAGTGATGCCATCAACTCCAGTCAGATCACCGACTACCTGAACCGCGTGGTAAAACCTATGCTGTTCACCGTTAACGGGGTAGCCAAGGTTGACCTGTACGGGGGCTCGGATTACGCCATGCGTGTCTGGCCAAACCCAGCCAAGATGGCGGCCTTCGGTATTACCGGTAGTGATTTAGCCCGCGTTCTGTCGGCGAACAACTACCAGTCTGCCGCCGGTCAGTCCAACGGTTACTTCGTGTATTACAACGGCAACGCCGATACGCAGGTCAATGACGTTAAGTCGATGCAAAACCTGGTGATCAGCAACAACGATGGACAAGTCATTCGTCTGTCGGACATTGCGAAAGTCACCATGGATAAGAGCTCTGACTTGTACCGTGCGAGTGCCAACGGTAAAGAAGCGGTAGTACTGGCGATTAACGGTGCACCATCGGCCAACCCGATCACCGTAGCGCAAGATGTGCTGAAGCTGCTGCCGGACATGGAACGTAACATGCCGAGCACCATCAAGATGCGCGTCATGTACGACTCCACCATTGCGATTAACGACTCTATCCACGAAGTGGTGAAAACCATCGTGGAAGCCGGTGTGATCGTACTGGTGGTGATCACCTTGTTCTTGGGCTCGCTGCGTGCGGTACTGATCCCAGTGGTCACCATCCCGCTGTCACTGATTGGTGTGGCCATGATGATGCAGCTGTTCGGGTTTACCTTGAACCTGATGACGCTGCTGGCGATGGTACTGGCAATCGGTCTGGTGGTGGATGACGCCATCGTGGTCTTGGAAAACGTCGACCGGCATATTAAGGAAGGCGAATCCCCGTTCCGCGCCGCCATCATCGGTACCCGTGAGATTGCGGTGCCGGTTATCTCGATGACCCTGACGCTGGGTGCGGTGTATGCGCCAATTGCCCTGATGGGTGGTTTGACCGGCTCTCTGTTTAAAGAGTTTGCCCTGACATTGGCTGGTGCAGTATTTGTGTCGGGTATCGTTGCGTTGACCTTGTCGCCGATGATGTGTGCGCACGTACTGAAAGCCAATGACAAGCCAAGCAAATTCGAGGAAACCGTTCACCATCTGCTGGAAAACCTGACCGCCCGCTACATGAATGCGCTGCGCGCTATCATGCAGCACCGCAGTGTGGTGATTGCGTTTGCCGTATTGGTGTTTATCTCGCTGCCGGTGCTGTTTAAGTTCATCCCAAGTGAACTGGCACCGAACGAAGATAACGGCGTCGTGATGCTGATGGGTACCGCGCCATCGAATGCCAACCTGGACTTCATCCAGCAAAGCATGGCGCCGGTAAACAAAATCCTGTCGGAGCAGCCTGAGGTGCAATACTCACAGCTGTTCTCCGGGATCCCAACCAGCAACCAAGCGCTGGGTCTGGCGACCTTGGTGCCATGGAGTGATCGCTCGGCCAGCCAGCAAGAAATTGCTAACCGGGTGACCAAGTTGGTGAAAGACGTACCGGCAATGTCGATTACCGCGTTCCAGATGCCATCCCTGCCGGGGGCATCCAGCGGTCTGCCATTCCAGTTCGTGATCACCACACCGAACAGCTTCGAAAGCCTGTTCCAGATTGCGTCGGATATGCTGGGCAAAATTCAGCATAACGGTATGTTCGTGTATTCCTCTATGGATCTGAACTACAACTCCGCCAACCTGAACATCAAGATCGATAAGGATAAAGCCGGTGCCTATGGCGTGACCATGCAGGATATCGGTAATGCCCTGTCCACCATGTTGGCCGGTGGTTATATCAACCGTATCGACCTGTATGGCCGTTCGTATCAGGTGATCCCACAGATGGAGCGTAAGTACCGTCTGAACCCGGATCTGCTGAACCAGCTGTATGTGAAAGCCTCTGACGGTGAGTCGGTACCACTGAGCAACTTGGTGAAAATCACCGTGACCTCAGCGCCACCATCACTGCCACACTTTAACCAGATGAACTCCGCCACTTTGAGTGCAGTTCTAGCTCCGGGTGTGACCATGGGTGACGCCGTAAACTGGATCGAAGCACAAGCCAGCGAAAGCATGCCACAAGGTTATAGCTATAACTTTATGGGTGAATCACGCCAGTTCGTTACCGAAGGTAATGCACTGATGGGCACCTTTGGTCTGGCACTGGCGGTGATCTTCTTGGTACTGTCCATCCAGTTTGAATCCGTGCGTGACCCTCTGGTCATTCTGGTTTCCGTACCGTTGGCGGTGTGTGGTGCCTTGGTCGCCTTGGCATGGGGCTTTGCCACCATGAACATCTACTCGCAGGTTGGCCTTATCACCTTGATCGGTCTGATTACCAAGCACGGTATTCTGATCTGTGAAGTGGCCAAAGAAGAGCAGTTGATGCATGGCCGCAACCGGATGGATGCGGTGATGGCGGCCGCCGAAGTGCGGATGCGTCCAATCCTGATGACCACTGCGGCGATGATTGCCGGTCTGATCCCTCTGCTGTATGCGGCCGGTCCTGGCGCCGCGGCGCGTTTCAGTATGGCGATCGTAATCGTCGCCGGTCTGGCGATCGGTACCCTGTTCACCCTGTTCGTTCTGCCAGTGATCTACACCTTCCTGGCGAGCCAGCACAAACCGCTGCCGGTGTTCGTGGAAGATAAAGATCTGGAAAAGCTACAGCGTGTGGATGAGGCGCGTGCCGCCCACCGTGAAAACCGTACGCAGGAATAA
- a CDS encoding c-type cytochrome encodes MNTVFVRAKSICAKPRQAALTLLTFLLLGVSCWVAAADMSDDAISERIKPVGGVYLADAAATAKPSGPRTGEQVYNGACIACHGSGALGAPKFRDAAQWAPRLKQGIDTLQKHAIAGLNQMPARGTCTDCSDDEIKAAIEYMTSGL; translated from the coding sequence GTGAACACTGTCTTCGTGCGTGCCAAGTCTATCTGCGCTAAGCCTCGCCAGGCGGCGTTAACTCTGCTGACCTTCCTGCTGCTGGGCGTATCCTGCTGGGTTGCCGCAGCCGATATGTCAGATGATGCAATTAGCGAACGCATCAAACCGGTCGGCGGGGTGTATCTAGCTGATGCTGCGGCTACCGCTAAACCGAGCGGGCCGCGTACCGGTGAGCAGGTGTATAACGGCGCCTGTATCGCCTGTCATGGCAGCGGAGCCTTAGGCGCACCAAAATTTCGTGATGCTGCGCAGTGGGCGCCACGTCTGAAGCAAGGTATCGATACCCTGCAAAAACATGCCATCGCCGGTTTAAATCAGATGCCGGCACGCGGAACCTGTACCGATTGTAGTGATGATGAAATCAAAGCTGCGATCGAATACATGACGAGCGGGTTATAA
- the rfaH gene encoding transcription/translation regulatory transformer protein RfaH — protein MDAWYLLYCKRGQQSRAAQHLELQNIRYFCPMLTVKKQRRGQWQEEAEALFANYLFVHFNPDQLSVTRVQATRGVARLVRFGETLARVPDEVLIDLARRYNPLVALPEEGKVCSQPMCTALQQALADIEQESSGEVRALRFLQLLQDHRLLASRHRVE, from the coding sequence ATGGACGCCTGGTATCTTCTTTATTGTAAACGCGGACAGCAAAGTCGGGCGGCACAGCATCTGGAGTTGCAAAATATCCGCTATTTTTGTCCGATGCTGACGGTAAAAAAACAGCGTCGCGGTCAATGGCAGGAAGAGGCCGAAGCACTGTTTGCCAATTACCTGTTTGTGCACTTTAATCCCGATCAGCTGAGTGTCACGCGAGTGCAAGCTACGCGCGGCGTGGCGCGTTTGGTGCGTTTTGGCGAAACGTTGGCGAGAGTACCGGATGAGGTGCTGATCGATTTAGCGCGACGTTACAATCCGCTGGTTGCACTACCGGAAGAGGGCAAAGTCTGTAGTCAGCCGATGTGTACCGCCTTACAACAGGCCTTGGCGGATATCGAGCAAGAAAGCAGTGGGGAAGTTCGTGCGCTACGCTTTTTGCAATTACTGCAAGATCATCGTCTGTTGGCTTCCCGTCATCGAGTGGAATAA
- a CDS encoding TetR/AcrR family transcriptional regulator: MMLDTRQQILQATEVVLATHGFQGLSMHKVAREAGIATGTIYCHFKDKEDLLVQLCNTIRDRIAEKICANVATSGSLFARYRQLWLNIWNFCNQYPDQINNQQQYDNVPGFSQPAWEEQLQRYAVWFALLEEGIASQQILDLPRQVLSTLSLETAYSLFKRLHATGIELDDAMLERTIQASWRSICQTAADNE, translated from the coding sequence ATGATGCTGGATACTCGACAACAGATTTTGCAAGCCACCGAGGTGGTACTGGCAACCCATGGATTTCAAGGGTTGTCGATGCACAAAGTAGCCCGTGAAGCGGGGATAGCCACCGGCACCATTTATTGTCACTTTAAAGACAAAGAAGACTTGCTGGTGCAACTGTGCAACACCATCCGGGATCGGATTGCCGAAAAGATCTGCGCCAATGTGGCGACCAGTGGCTCACTGTTCGCCCGTTATCGGCAGTTATGGTTAAATATCTGGAATTTTTGTAACCAATATCCGGACCAAATCAACAATCAGCAGCAGTATGATAACGTACCCGGTTTTTCTCAACCGGCGTGGGAAGAGCAGCTGCAACGCTACGCGGTCTGGTTTGCCTTATTGGAAGAGGGGATAGCCAGCCAGCAAATTCTCGATTTACCGAGGCAAGTGCTGTCGACCTTAAGCCTGGAAACGGCCTATTCCCTCTTCAAGCGGTTACACGCGACAGGCATCGAGCTGGATGATGCGATGCTAGAGCGCACGATTCAGGCCAGCTGGCGGTCTATCTGCCAGACGGCAGCGGATAACGAATAA
- a CDS encoding LPS O-antigen chain length determinant protein WzzB, with amino-acid sequence MSKASEPQQTPYLIPQGVYPTYMPKAEDEIDLFELLGTLWKKKWVILCVTLLTTGLAAVYAFTAKEQWTAKTYIQAPRIAELGSYLKFRQAYARILNQPLDTNALANGLFSDLILIAESPDTKVKFLESTEYYKKETNNLSTEQDKKIWLAEQANKGLVITPPKEKGNTSYYIIQASADSAQEAYKLLQGYLNNVNNQAVTLSLDEFGQNVNTLLVNLNKEIIDIDFQRKSEKLDQIAHIQRDLTTAEQAGIIDYRSSKGGFDNAQSSYKFLLGEKLLSAELKATKDAPIIYPFRYYEVKRQIDELEGMLRDNIQAQAYRYQMKPSEPVIKDKPNKALILILGALLGAMFAIVGTLVYATLKDKTKLD; translated from the coding sequence ATGTCAAAAGCATCTGAACCACAACAGACCCCTTATCTGATCCCGCAAGGGGTCTATCCAACTTATATGCCAAAAGCAGAGGATGAAATCGATCTTTTCGAGCTTTTAGGCACCTTGTGGAAGAAAAAATGGGTTATTTTATGTGTCACGTTGCTGACTACGGGGTTAGCAGCAGTGTATGCCTTTACCGCAAAAGAGCAGTGGACGGCTAAAACCTATATTCAAGCACCACGTATTGCTGAATTAGGCAGCTATCTTAAATTTCGCCAAGCGTATGCCCGAATATTAAATCAACCGTTAGATACGAATGCGTTGGCTAATGGGTTGTTTTCCGATTTGATTTTGATTGCTGAATCGCCAGACACCAAAGTTAAATTTCTAGAGAGTACTGAGTATTATAAAAAGGAAACAAATAATTTATCTACTGAACAAGATAAGAAAATTTGGTTAGCTGAGCAAGCGAATAAAGGTCTTGTGATTACGCCACCAAAGGAAAAGGGAAATACAAGTTACTACATAATACAAGCATCGGCAGACTCAGCGCAAGAGGCATATAAACTACTGCAGGGATATCTAAATAATGTTAATAATCAAGCTGTAACATTAAGTCTTGATGAGTTTGGTCAAAATGTTAATACTCTTTTGGTTAATCTAAATAAAGAAATTATTGACATAGATTTCCAGAGAAAATCAGAAAAGCTTGATCAAATAGCTCATATTCAGCGAGATTTAACAACTGCGGAACAAGCCGGAATCATTGATTATCGCTCTAGCAAAGGCGGCTTCGATAATGCGCAAAGTAGCTATAAGTTCTTGCTCGGCGAAAAACTGTTATCAGCAGAGCTAAAAGCAACTAAAGATGCGCCAATTATTTACCCATTTAGATATTACGAAGTGAAACGTCAAATTGATGAGTTAGAAGGAATGTTACGCGATAACATTCAGGCGCAAGCATATCGATATCAAATGAAGCCATCTGAGCCAGTTATAAAAGACAAACCCAACAAAGCATTAATTTTGATTCTTGGTGCATTACTAGGGGCAATGTTTGCTATAGTTGGTACATTAGTTTATGCGACATTAAAAGATAAAACCAAGTTAGATTAA